The following nucleotide sequence is from Halapricum desulfuricans.
AGACGACCGATCGCCGCGGGTCAGCGCGCTCGCCGACGACTAGCCGCGGTATCGACTGACCGCTGCACCGAGGACTTTTTGACCTGTGGGCCCCCAATCGAGGGTATGAACGAGGATCTGCTTGACATCATCTGCTGTCCGCTGGACAAGGCCGAACTCGAACTCGACGTCGACGACCGCGACGACGGCGAGATCGTCAGTGGGACGCTAACCTGCACAGAGTGTGGCGAGGCGTACCCGATCGAAGACGGCATCCCGAACCTCCTGCCGCCGGACATGCGCGAGGAAACGCCTGCCTGAGAGGGGGCGTCACAACGACGTGACGGGTCACAACCCTGTCGGTTCGTGAATGAACGTCGTTTTCAGTCCCCACTCTTCGAGCCGGTTCTGCAGAGCTTTGACCCCGAACGTTTCGGTCGCGTAGTGGCCGGCAAGAAAGACGTGTATTCCGTGTTCCCTTGCGAGGTGGTAGGCTTTCTGCTTGCCCTCGCCCGTGATGAACGCGTCGGCGCCGCTCTCGGCGGCCGCTTCGAGCCAGTCGACGCCGCTCCCGGTGACGATGGCGATGTCTTCGATCTCCGTCGGACCGAACTCGAGCACCTGCACGCCCTCGCCGCCGTGAACGAGTTCGCCAGCGAGCAGATTACGCAGCGCGTCGACGCTGTAGGCGTCGGGGGCGGTTCCCCGCTGGCCGACGTAGACGGGGCCGAGTTCGCCGAACGGTTCGGTGTCCGTCAGCTCGAGGAGGTCGGCCAGCCCGGCGGCGTTCCCGAGGGTCTGGTGGCCGTCCAGCGGGAGGTGCGCCGCGTACAGCGCCAGCCCGTTGTCGATCAGTGGAGCGAGTCGGCGGTAAGCCGTTCCTGTCACGCGGTCGATGCCGCCCCAGGAGATCCCGTGATGGGCGATCAGGAGATCTGCCTGCGCGTCGACGGCCTGCTCGATCGTCGAGACGGCCGCATCGACTGTGACGGCGACGCGGGCGACCTCCCGATCGGCCGGGCCGACCTGCAGTCCGTTGGCGCTCGCGTCGACGTCCGTGTACTCGTCGATCCGCAGCCGTTCGTCCAGCCGTTCGGCGAGCTCACCACAGTGCATGACCCCCGTTTGATCGCCCGGTAGTGTAGTGGTTGCGGTCACGAACGCGCCGACGCACTCGCGATCAGGCGCGGACGAGTTCGTCGCCCCGGTCCTCGAGGATCTCGTTCTCGATCAGCGCGTTGAGAATCGCGTGTGTCGTGTCCCGGTCGATCCCGTATGCGCTGCGTGCAACGACCGTGATCTCCTCGATCTCGACGGGGAACTCCCGGTTCTGGAGCAGGCGCACGACCTTGTTGTACTCGCTACGCCGGAAGTCGTCGTCAGCGGTCGCAGTCTGACTCGTAGTATCGGCCGGTGTCTCCCCGACGTCTTCCGAGTCCGCTGTCTCCCTCTCTTCGGGCGCTGTCGTCTCGCCCGCATCGTCGCTGTCGTTTTCGTCTATTCGGGTTCCGCTGTCGGCGCTTTCGTCGACTCGAACGTCGTCGTCATCGTCGTTTTCACTGACCTCAACGTCCCCTTCACCGTCGTCTTCGTCTGCTTGGTCCCCCGTGACGTCTGATGACTCGTCGTCTCGAGGGTCGACCGACTCGACGTCGGTCACCGCCATCCCGCCCGTAGTAGGCTCTTCGAGCGTCTCCAGTGGATCGCCGTCGAGCTCGACCGGCTGCGAGTCAGCCGACTCGATTGCGGCGTCCAGCACTTCCTCGACGACAGTCGTGAGTTTGCGCCGACACGACGGACAGAGAACGACGGACGTGCCGGTCTCGACGCGGCCTGAGGCGGCGAGCGGGTACTCCTCGAGCTGGGCGTCGACGGCGTCACCGCAAAAGTAACACGAGACGAGGTGGTCCATGTCCACAACCAGAACTGCCCGGACCAAAAGCCGTATGTCAAGAACCTATCCATTTGCGTCCGCGTGTGCGAAAACGAACGACCGAGCGAGTTTCGCCCCGAGGACAGCGGCCTGGTCGTCGTCCTGATCGTTGACTTCGACGACGTCGGCACCGACGGCCTGTGGCGCGACCGTTCGCACGACCTGTTCCATCGTGGTCGGGTCGAGACCGAACGGTTCGAGCGTCCCGGTGCCCGGCGCGAATCCGGGATCAGCAGCGTCGATGTCGACGCTGAGGTAGACCTCGCGGTCGAACGTACGGTTCCAGTCGGGCACCTCTTCCGGCGGCACGACCGTCACGTCGGCCCCGCCTGCGCGCTCCCACTCCCGTTCGCTGCCGGCGCGCGCACCGAGGATCACGGCCTCCTCGACGACCGAAAGCGCGTGGCGGGTGACGGTCGAGTGGCTGTACGGGTCACCGCCGAACTCCTCGCGGAGGTCGAGATGCGCGTCCAGACAGACGAACACGTCCGGCTCCAGCGCACGGACGGCCGCGACGGTGATCGTGTGTTCCCCGCCGAGCAACAGGGGGACTGCGCCGTCCCGATCGGCGTCGCCGACGACTCCCTCGAGAAACGTCAGGTACTCTTTGACGTCCCCGCCGGGGTGGACGTCACCGTGGTCGTGAACGTCGAGGGCGGTGAAGCGGCTGTCGGTGTGGTGGTCGTAGTCTTCGAAGGACTCGGCGACGGCGCGGATCCGCCGCGGTCCGAACCGCGTCCCCGGCTGGTAGGTCGTCGACCGATCGAGCGGCGCACCGACGACGACGTAGTCGGCGTCCGCTCGCTCGGCGTGCGCGCCAGGGAACCCCGCCATTCAGACGATCTTGCGCTGGCCCTCGTACTCGAGGAACTCGATGTCGTCGTCCGGACTCAGATTGACGTCGTCGGGGCTGACCATCACGAACGTCTCGTAGGTGTCCAGGTCCATGACCTGGATCTCGTCGTCTTCGACGTTGACGACCTGTCCCTGCTTGCGTTCGATGATCGGGACCCACACCTTCGCGTCGACAGGCTGGGACAGCGATCGCTTCTTGCTGTCGAAGACGCCCTTGCCCTCGATCCGGGCCTTTGCGCTGCCGTGTTTGCCCGGCTTGGCCGTGCTGTAGCTGGTGATCTTGCACGGCGTCTCGTCCATCATGACGTAACTCCCTTCGTCGAGGTCACGCACCTCGTTCTGCTCTTTCGCCATGTAGCGTCGTTACCCCCCGCCCAGTATAAACGGTTTGGAACGCCGCAGGGACGAAGCCGATCGCCAGCGCGGTCCGAGCGCGCGCCACTGGTCTCGCCGCACCGCAGCGGCCGATGACGAGCGGTCGGGTAGCCCGGGCGGGACGTTTACGTTACAGCCGCGCGAATCGATGAGTGAATGGGGGGCGTGCTCTGGCAGCTGCTGGCGAGTTCCCGCGGGGCCGAGACGCGCGCTCACCTCCTGCGAGCGATCGACTCCCGGCCGCGCAATCCCAACCAGCTCGCCGACGCCCTGGACATGGACTACACGACGATCCGTCACCACCTCAAGGTGCTCGAAGAAAACAACGTCGTTACGGCCTCCGGCGACGACTACGGTGCCGTGTACCTGCCGACTGAACAGGTTCGGAGCCACTGGGACACGGTCGAAGAGATTCTGGACACCGTCGAGGAGGTTGATCATGGGACGAAATTTGGAAAGTACATATACTCTCGGCCGATCAAGGGGTATCGATGGGCGCTTGGATGACTGTCGCGCAGGTCGCCGCCGCGGTCAATCTTCTGCTCGTCGGGGCGATGAGCGCCGTCTGGTTGCGGAACTACCGGCGCTACGGGGCCAGCCACACGCTGGCGTATCTGGTGTTCGCGGCGTTTCTGCTGGTCGAGAACGCGATCTGGCTGTACCTGTACCTCCTCAACGACGCGTTCGTCGGCTGGTACGCGGTGACCACGCCGACGATACAGGTCGGGATGGCGCTTCTCTGTGGGCTGGAAACTCTCGCACTCGTCGCGATCGCGAGGATCACGCTGGTCTGATCGTTGGCCGTTCCCGTCCGCGTCGACCATCCGAAATGTGGTGGTCGAAGCGGTACGCCGGTACGGCAATCTGTGTGATTCCGGACGAAATTCGGATCGAGTTCGGAAATCGTACTTACCTCAGTTGTCCGTGTGTGTCGACATGGAACCGACGAGACGACAGTTCCTCGGGACGGCCACGCTCACGGTTGCGCTCGCTGGCTGTCTCGGAGGCGACGGAAACGGATCGAACCCGACGACGACGGACGATCTGACGGTTTCAGTCCGGTCGACCGACAACTACGGCGACGTTCTGGTCGGCCCGGATGGCATGACCCTGTACATGTTCGTCCCCGACGGAGACGCGGACGGTAGCACGTGTTACGACGCCTGTGCGACCACGTGGCTACCGCTGACCGTGGCTGAAAGCCCGTCCGCAGCCGACAACGTGACGGCAACCCTGTCGACGATCGCCCGCGACGACGGGCCGACGCAAGTCCTGGCCGGAGAGTGGCCTCTGTATTACTACGCGGGCGACGACACCCCCGGTGACGTCAACGGACAGGGCGTCAACGACGCGTGGTACGTGCTTCGACCGGACGGATCGCCGCTCCGGGGACCGGCGACGACGGACGACGGCGGCGGAATCGGATACTGATACTGCCGGCGGTACGTCCATACAGGTATCGGCCCAGGATGCCGAACGCCTTCGAAACGGCACAGCAGGCAGCGTGAGACGGGCTGCTGTAGCGGTCTGTCGGTTCGTGCGTTCCCGCGGAACGGACCGACAGCAGCTATCAGTCGTGAATTTCGACGCTTTCGATGGTAATCGGCGACGTCGGCTGGTCGTTGGGATCGGTATCGACTGACCCGATGGCCTCGACGACGTCCATGCCGTCAGTCACTTCGCCGAAGACCGGGTGCTTCTCGTCGAGGTGCGGCTGGGCCGCGAGCGTGATGAAAAACTGCGAGCCGTTGGTGTTGGGGCCGCGGTTGGCCATCGAGAGGATCCCGGGGCCGTCGTGGCGTAACTCCTCGTGGAACTCGTCGTCGAAGGTGTAGCCGGGACCGCCGCGGCCGTTGCCCAGCGGGTCGCCGGTCTGGATCATGAAGTCCTCGATCACACGGTGGAACTCGACGCCGTCGTACAGCGGGTCGATCCGCTTTTCGCCGGTCTCCGGGTCCTCCCAGGCACCGGTTCCCGGAGCGATTTCGGCGTTCTCGTAGTCGTCCGCACCTTCGGCCAGCCCGACGAAGTTCTCGACCGTCCGGGGCGCGCGCTCCTCGAACAACCGTACTTCGATGTCGCCCTCGCTCGTGTGTATCGTCGCAGTCAGATCCGAACTCATGGAAATCACTGGCAGGCCGGGCGGCATAACAGTGGCGATGCGACCGGAGGCGGATCGCCGGAACGCGATCGGGTTAATGACGCTTTTCTAACCGGTAGCCAGAAACTTTTTCATTATCCGCGAAAGTCACTCACGTATTCGAATGCCATCCGGTGACACACAGACCGTACTCGTCGTCGACGACGAACCGGACGTCGCCGATGCCTACGCCGCACAGTTGCGCGATCGGTATACTGTGCGGACGGCGTACGGCGGTCAGCAGGCGCTGGAGGCGGTCGACGAGACGGTCGACGTCGTGTTACTGGATCGACGAATGCCGGAGCAGTCCGGCGACGACGTGCTCGAATCACTGCGATCGAAGGGGGTCGAGACGCGGGTTGCGATGGTGACGGCCGTCGATCCGGATTTCGACGTCATCGAGATGCCGTTCGACGACTATCTCACGAAGCCGGTCTCGCGCACGGAGTTGTTCGACACGGTCGAGCGCTTGCTCACCTGTGCGAAGTACGACGAGCAGTTTCAGGAGTTCTATTCGCTGACGAGCAAACTCGCGACGCTGCAGGCCAACAAGAGCCAGTCCGAACTCGAAAACAGCGAGGAGTTCGCCGAACTCACCGAGCGGCGTGAGAACGTCCGCAAGCAACTCGACCGGACGCTCTCGGAGTTCAACGACGACGCGTTCGCCGCGATGTTCCGCGAGTTGAATCCGAGGCCGCCGCTCACAGGCGAGTTGACCGATTGATCTTCCGCTGTCGCCCGTCCCGGAGAGTGTCGCTTCCGAAAGCACTAACGTCGGCTCTTCCCTAGGACTGTTCGAATGAGTGAGCAGTTACCGGACGTCCAGGCGACGAGCCCGGACGTTACAGTCGGACTGAATCGGGTCGGCGTCACGGGCGTCGAGAAACTCGTTAAACTCGGTCGTGAGGACAAACGACCGATCGTCCTGATGGCCGAGTTCGAGGTGTTCGTCGACCTCCCCTCCTGGCGGAAGGGTGCCGACATGTCCCGGAACATGGAGGTCATCGACGAGACGCTTGAGGCCGCCGTCGCCGAGGAGGCCTACCGGGTCGAGAACGTCTGTGGCGAGGCCGCAGAGCGCCTGCTAGAGAAACACGACTACACCGAGGAGGCCGAAGTGCGAATGGAGGCCGAGTACGTCACGCGCGATCGGACGCCCGAGAGCGACAAACCGACCCAGTCGACGGCCACGATAATCGCGTCCGCGACAGCCACTGGAGACGGCACGAGAGAGGAGATCGGTGCCGAGGTCACGGGCATGACGGTCTGTCCCTGCAGTCAGGGGATGTCCGTCGCCCGTGCGCGACAGACGCTGACCGATCTCGACGTCGAGGAGGACGTCATCGACGAGTTCCTCGAGAAGGTTCCCCAGCCGGGACACTCC
It contains:
- the speB gene encoding agmatinase, which codes for MAGFPGAHAERADADYVVVGAPLDRSTTYQPGTRFGPRRIRAVAESFEDYDHHTDSRFTALDVHDHGDVHPGGDVKEYLTFLEGVVGDADRDGAVPLLLGGEHTITVAAVRALEPDVFVCLDAHLDLREEFGGDPYSHSTVTRHALSVVEEAVILGARAGSEREWERAGGADVTVVPPEEVPDWNRTFDREVYLSVDIDAADPGFAPGTGTLEPFGLDPTTMEQVVRTVAPQAVGADVVEVNDQDDDQAAVLGAKLARSFVFAHADANG
- a CDS encoding HalX domain-containing protein, which gives rise to MPSGDTQTVLVVDDEPDVADAYAAQLRDRYTVRTAYGGQQALEAVDETVDVVLLDRRMPEQSGDDVLESLRSKGVETRVAMVTAVDPDFDVIEMPFDDYLTKPVSRTELFDTVERLLTCAKYDEQFQEFYSLTSKLATLQANKSQSELENSEEFAELTERRENVRKQLDRTLSEFNDDAFAAMFRELNPRPPLTGELTD
- a CDS encoding methytransferase partner Trm112, which encodes MNEDLLDIICCPLDKAELELDVDDRDDGEIVSGTLTCTECGEAYPIEDGIPNLLPPDMREETPA
- a CDS encoding peptidylprolyl isomerase; protein product: MSSDLTATIHTSEGDIEVRLFEERAPRTVENFVGLAEGADDYENAEIAPGTGAWEDPETGEKRIDPLYDGVEFHRVIEDFMIQTGDPLGNGRGGPGYTFDDEFHEELRHDGPGILSMANRGPNTNGSQFFITLAAQPHLDEKHPVFGEVTDGMDVVEAIGSVDTDPNDQPTSPITIESVEIHD
- the mptA gene encoding GTP cyclohydrolase MptA, translated to MSEQLPDVQATSPDVTVGLNRVGVTGVEKLVKLGREDKRPIVLMAEFEVFVDLPSWRKGADMSRNMEVIDETLEAAVAEEAYRVENVCGEAAERLLEKHDYTEEAEVRMEAEYVTRDRTPESDKPTQSTATIIASATATGDGTREEIGAEVTGMTVCPCSQGMSVARARQTLTDLDVEEDVIDEFLEKVPQPGHSQRGHATLTVETDGDPPVDLNELIEIARESMSARIYNLAKRPDEDHMTYQSHSDAKFVEDCVRSMAEGVVERYPDLDDDAIVRMKQSNDESIHQHNAHAERVATAEDLRGEVNGDGGE
- a CDS encoding translation initiation factor IF-5A, which codes for MAKEQNEVRDLDEGSYVMMDETPCKITSYSTAKPGKHGSAKARIEGKGVFDSKKRSLSQPVDAKVWVPIIERKQGQVVNVEDDEIQVMDLDTYETFVMVSPDDVNLSPDDDIEFLEYEGQRKIV
- a CDS encoding Nif3-like dinuclear metal center hexameric protein; translated protein: MHCGELAERLDERLRIDEYTDVDASANGLQVGPADREVARVAVTVDAAVSTIEQAVDAQADLLIAHHGISWGGIDRVTGTAYRRLAPLIDNGLALYAAHLPLDGHQTLGNAAGLADLLELTDTEPFGELGPVYVGQRGTAPDAYSVDALRNLLAGELVHGGEGVQVLEFGPTEIEDIAIVTGSGVDWLEAAAESGADAFITGEGKQKAYHLAREHGIHVFLAGHYATETFGVKALQNRLEEWGLKTTFIHEPTGL
- a CDS encoding twin-arginine translocation signal domain-containing protein, encoding MEPTRRQFLGTATLTVALAGCLGGDGNGSNPTTTDDLTVSVRSTDNYGDVLVGPDGMTLYMFVPDGDADGSTCYDACATTWLPLTVAESPSAADNVTATLSTIARDDGPTQVLAGEWPLYYYAGDDTPGDVNGQGVNDAWYVLRPDGSPLRGPATTDDGGGIGY